The genomic interval GCATGGCGCCGCGGCCAATGGACACGCCCGACACGCCATAGGTTTCAAGTCTTTCACGGGCGGTCGCGACGCTATTCACGTCGCCATTCCCGATGACGGGAATCTTGGCCGCGGCCGCGACCTTGCCAATCCATTCCCAATTGGCAAGGCCGTTGTACCCCTGCAGGCGGGTACGGCCATGCACCGTGAGCATCTCGACGCCCTCGCCCTCGGCAATCGCAAGCGTTTCCATCACGTTAATGCTCTGGTCATCCCAACCGATTCTGCACTTGAGCGTCAACGGGATATTCTGTTCGCAAGTATCCAGAGCAGCACGGACATCGTGCAGAATCTCTTGCAGGCGCGGCAGGTCACGCAAAAGGCCTGAACCGCTCCCCTTCCCCGCCACCTTGGGCGCCGGACAGCCCGCATTCACCTCAATAAACTCCGGGTGAAGGTTTTCGGCAATCTTTTTAGCGGCAGCGGCCATCTTGTCAGGGAACCGCCCGAAAATTTGGACTCCAAACGGACGTTCTTCAGGAAAGAACTTGAGTTGTTTGTGGCCATCCAGGCAAAAAACGGCATCTCCGTCGGTCGGAACGAATTCCGACACCAAAAGACCCATGCGATTGCCCGAAAGAACGCGACAAAGTCTACGGAACGGAGCATCCGTCACCCCGTCCATGGGACTGAGGATTGTGTTCGGAAAAACATCCAAATTCCTGAGCTTGAAACTTTTCAACATTTTAACCACAATTATTCACAAATATTCCGCAACTAGAGCCCGAAAAAATTATTTAATTTCAGCGGGACCGGTACGCTAACTCGTTGATAAACCTATATTTAAGCCGTGGCAAATATAACTAAACAAGCACTGATTCAA from uncultured Fibrobacter sp. carries:
- a CDS encoding tRNA-dihydrouridine synthase is translated as MLKSFKLRNLDVFPNTILSPMDGVTDAPFRRLCRVLSGNRMGLLVSEFVPTDGDAVFCLDGHKQLKFFPEERPFGVQIFGRFPDKMAAAAKKIAENLHPEFIEVNAGCPAPKVAGKGSGSGLLRDLPRLQEILHDVRAALDTCEQNIPLTLKCRIGWDDQSINVMETLAIAEGEGVEMLTVHGRTRLQGYNGLANWEWIGKVAAAAKIPVIGNGDVNSVATARERLETYGVSGVSIGRGAMHNPWIFGQIADAWEGKPEHQITAEEALDVFPLYYKFKLEDGSTELGALGRLKQLAARLCKGFDDPELQVRQALLTAQTPQEFFERLEVLRNGVVKSMCYDPNRLVNLNGAKETELRFGDQFAGR